Genomic DNA from Dehalogenimonas lykanthroporepellens BL-DC-9:
TCCGGAAAAAGCTGGGGATACGTTGCAAACAGAAGAGTAAGTTCAAGGTTACCACGGATTCCAGGCACAGGTTGCCGGTAGCCGGAAACCTGTTGGCGCAGAAGTTTGTGGCCTCCAGGCCGAATGATGTATGGCTCACCGATATCACCTATATTTCCACCGATGAAGGTTGGCTGTATCTGGCAGGCCACAAGGACCTGTGGAATGGCGAAATTGTCGGATATGCCATGGGTAAGCGCTTGACCAGAAACCTGGTCAATGAGTCTTTGCTTCGGGCGGTGGCCGCTAAACATCCGGCCGAGGGGCTGTTGCACCACTCTGACCGGGGTAGCCAGTATTGCTCCCTTGAGTACCGGCGACTACTGGAACGATTTGGCTTGAGAGCTTCCATGAGCCGGAAAGGGAACTGCTACGACAACGCACCTATGGAGAGCTTCTGGGGAACGCTAAAACAGGAACTGGTGAATCATCGGCGCTATAGAACCAGACAAGAAGCCATCCGGGAGATCACGGAGTATATCGAAATCTTCTACAACCGGCAACGCCGGCAAGCCAGGCTGGGATTCTTGTCGCCGGCGGCTTATGCTCAACAATTCTACGCAGGACTGGTGGCGGCATGAAAGGTTTGGTGTCCGAATTTGACATCCGACCTCATATACCTTGAATATATATCTTGATACCCGGATGGTTAGTGAATTGTCATTTCAAGTTCTATGACCTTATGCCCGGTTGCCGGAGTACTGGTTCTGGGGCGACGGTAGATAGCCCTTAGGCCCATCAGGCTCATTAACCGGCGCACCCGTTTCCGGTTAATGGTGTATCCCTGTCTCTTCAAACAAACCGCCATCTTGCGGGCGCCGTAAAACGGTGTTTCCAGATACTGCCGGTCAATCAGCTTCATGACCTGATAATCCTCATCGTCTGGCTCCCTGGGACGATAATAGTACCCGGAACGGCTGATACCCAATAACTCGCATCGGCGGCTGACCGACAGCTCTTCGCCGGTGTTTTCCGGCACTACTACTTTGCTGCGTCGTTCCTTGATGCTCAGCGACGCAGTACATGTTCTAAAAAATCCTTCTCTACCTTGAGCTGGCCGATCTGCTGGTACAGCTGGGCTACCAGATTTTCATCCTGTTGCTGTTTACGAGTATGCCCTTCGCTGAAGATACTGGCGGCTTCATCCTGAAGGGCTTTCTTCCATTTGGATACCAGATTCGGGTGTATCTGGTGACGGCTCGCGATTTCAGCGATGGTTTGCTCCCCTTTGAGCGCTTCCAGGGCTACTTTAGCCTTGAAGGCTGG
This window encodes:
- a CDS encoding transposase IS3/IS911 family protein (PFAM: transposase IS3/IS911 family protein~KEGG: deb:DehaBAV1_1326 transposase IS3/IS911 family protein) — protein: MKGIRKQHSPAFKAKVALEALKGEQTIAEIASRHQIHPNLVSKWKKALQDEAASIFSEGHTRKQQQDENLVAQLYQQIGQLKVEKDFLEHVLRR
- a CDS encoding integrase catalytic subunit (manually curated~KEGG: maq:Maqu_0236 integrase catalytic subunit) — encoded protein: MPENTGEELSVSRRCELLGISRSGYYYRPREPDDEDYQVMKLIDRQYLETPFYGARKMAVCLKRQGYTINRKRVRRLMSLMGLRAIYRRPRTSTPATGHKVIELEMTIH
- a CDS encoding Integrase catalytic region (PFAM: Integrase catalytic region~KEGG: neu:NE0155 integrase catalytic subunit), whose translation is MKELRLKYPVPILRRMLGVSGSGFYAWMDRPLSKRGQEEARLELEIKAADKRTRQTYGPERLQRDLAAHGVKVGICRIKRIRKKLGIRCKQKSKFKVTTDSRHRLPVAGNLLAQKFVASRPNDVWLTDITYISTDEGWLYLAGHKDLWNGEIVGYAMGKRLTRNLVNESLLRAVAAKHPAEGLLHHSDRGSQYCSLEYRRLLERFGLRASMSRKGNCYDNAPMESFWGTLKQELVNHRRYRTRQEAIREITEYIEIFYNRQRRQARLGFLSPAAYAQQFYAGLVAA